A single genomic interval of Solanum stenotomum isolate F172 unplaced genomic scaffold, ASM1918654v1 scaffold17555, whole genome shotgun sequence harbors:
- the LOC125850535 gene encoding bidirectional sugar transporter SWEET1-like — protein MGVVHTLHFVFGIFGNATALFLFLAPIITFKRVIQNRSTEQFSGLPYVMTLLNCLLSAWYGLPFVSPNNLLVSTINGTGAVIETIYVLIFIAFAPSKEKKKISALLLLVLTVFAAVALVSMLALHGSKRKLFCGIAATIFSIIMYGSPLSIIRLVIKTKSVEFMPFFLSLFVFLCGASWFAFGLLGKDPFVAIPNGFGFGLGTVQLILYAIYCEKKGFTKKSTFNESLTTGNVKSHQEEKQSSNNNKSKLEQV, from the exons ATGGGTGTTGTTCATACTCTGCATTTTGTTTTTGGGATATTTG GAAATGCCACTGCTCTGTTTCTGTTCTTGGCACCAAT aATCACATTCAAGAGGGTTATTCAAAATCGATCCACTGAACAATTCTCTGGCTTGCCTTATGTTATGACTTTACTCAACTGCCTGCTTTCTGCATG GTATGGCTTACCATTTGTGTCACCAAATAATCTGTTGGTGTCTACAATCAATGGGACTGGAGCTGTAATTGAGACCATTTATGTGCTGATCTTCATTGCATTTGCACCAagtaaagagaagaagaaaatctCAGCACTTCTTCTATTAGTCCTTACTGTTTTTGCTGCTGTAGCCCTTGTTTCCATGCTCGCTTTACATGGAAGCAAAAGGAAGCTCTTTTGTGGTATTGCTGCCACGATCTTCTCTATCATTATGTATGGATCTCCTCTATCCATCATA AGATTGGTAATCAAGACGAAGAGTGTGGAGTTCATGCCATTTTTCTTGTCGTTGTTCGTGTTCTTATGTGGTGCTTCCTGGTTTGCCTTTGGCCTTCTTGGCAAGGACCCTTTTGTTGCT ATTCCAAATGGTTTTGGCTTTGGTTTAGGAACAGTGCAACTTATCTTATATGCAATCTACtgtgagaagaagggatttACCAAGAAATCAACCTTTAATGAGTCGTTGACGACGGGAAATGTCAAGTCTCACCAAGAGGAGAAGCAATCTAGCAACAATAACAAGTCAAAGCTTGAGCAAGTTTAG